A single window of Rubripirellula lacrimiformis DNA harbors:
- a CDS encoding class I SAM-dependent methyltransferase: MKNEDKWIPTKFRYRKGRLIGSRDTEFVNLASRTISDRVAACYDRAIPMHCRGDLLDIGCGRVPLLLAYRDHASSVTCVDWPGSPHDIQHADVLCDVNQPIPIPDNSFDTVICSDVLEHLHTPHITIQEITRVLRPGGKLFLNVPFLYGLHEQPHDYHRYTRFALEHQAAVNGLEMVELSKIGGAGDAICNILAKLIIHIPIAGTLLSWLLQTTWNGLRKLSLVRTAEMKTAAIFPLGYFAIFSKPVSNTDDSIAENSI; the protein is encoded by the coding sequence ATGAAGAATGAAGACAAGTGGATTCCGACCAAATTCCGATATCGAAAAGGCCGTTTGATTGGTTCCCGTGATACCGAGTTCGTCAACTTGGCCTCGCGCACCATTTCGGACCGAGTGGCCGCGTGCTACGACCGAGCCATCCCGATGCACTGCCGCGGTGACCTGCTGGACATTGGATGTGGTCGCGTACCGCTTTTGCTCGCGTACCGGGACCACGCTTCCTCCGTCACCTGTGTGGACTGGCCCGGGTCGCCACACGACATCCAGCACGCGGATGTGCTGTGCGACGTCAATCAGCCAATCCCCATTCCAGACAATTCCTTCGACACCGTCATTTGTTCCGACGTCCTCGAACATTTGCATACCCCGCATATCACGATACAAGAGATCACTCGCGTGCTGCGTCCCGGCGGCAAGCTGTTCTTGAATGTGCCGTTCCTGTACGGACTTCATGAACAACCGCATGACTACCATCGCTATACCAGGTTTGCACTGGAACACCAGGCCGCCGTCAATGGACTCGAGATGGTCGAACTGTCCAAGATCGGTGGGGCCGGAGATGCAATTTGTAATATCCTTGCCAAATTGATCATTCACATTCCAATCGCGGGAACCCTGCTCAGTTGGCTGTTGCAAACAACTTGGAACGGACTTCGGAAGCTAAGTTTGGTTCGCACTGCGGAAATGAAAACAGCCGCCATATTCCCGCTCGGCTACTTCGCAATTTTTTCCAAACCGGTTTCGAACACGGACGATTCAATCGCCGAAAATTCCATTTGA